A window from Alistipes sp. ZOR0009 encodes these proteins:
- a CDS encoding YdeI/OmpD-associated family protein → MTEENILNLKTRAAWRSWLQQNFNIEKEAWLVYAKKSSGEERIQYNDAVEEALCFGWIDSTNKTLDKDHSIQRFTPRKAKSSYSQPNIERLKWLAENNLIHHTLHQTVLEITSREFVFPEDILAEIRKDEATWNHYLKLSEPYKRIRVAYIDSARKRPEEFTKRLTNFIQKTRDNKLIQGFGGIDKYY, encoded by the coding sequence ATGACGGAGGAAAATATTCTTAACCTTAAAACAAGAGCAGCGTGGAGAAGCTGGCTTCAACAGAACTTCAACATCGAAAAGGAGGCGTGGCTGGTGTATGCAAAAAAGTCGTCTGGCGAAGAGCGTATTCAATACAACGATGCGGTGGAGGAAGCCCTCTGCTTTGGGTGGATAGACAGCACCAACAAAACGCTCGACAAGGACCACTCCATTCAGCGATTTACGCCTAGGAAAGCCAAAAGCAGCTATTCGCAACCCAATATAGAGCGGCTGAAATGGCTAGCCGAAAACAACCTAATCCATCATACGCTGCATCAAACAGTTTTAGAGATTACCTCGCGGGAGTTTGTCTTTCCCGAAGATATCTTAGCCGAAATCAGAAAAGACGAAGCGACCTGGAACCACTACTTAAAGCTTTCAGAACCGTATAAGCGAATTCGAGTTGCCTATATCGACAGCGCAAGAAAGCGACCAGAGGAGTTTACTAAACGGCTAACAAACTTTATTCAAAAAACACGAGACAATAAGCTTATCCAGGGATTTGGCGGAATTGACAAATACTATTAA